A region from the Salidesulfovibrio onnuriiensis genome encodes:
- a CDS encoding motility protein A encodes MNIATIFGIIAGIVILCTATFFATDSVAVFINLPGLAIVLGGTVAATFICYPLKEVMRVFGLFMTAFTAEELPIANYIKVLVQISKEAASKGDDYLEKSLKKIDNEFLRDGLQMLVDGYDKEELREIFDNRIQQYHAQETYAAGIYRTMAALSPAFGIIGTLIGLIAMMQGMGDDITRVGPGMATALTTTLYGVLFANLFYLPIANKVERRVEERTILMCVFRDGILHIKDKTPAAIITDKLKGYLPPRKWSSIEAR; translated from the coding sequence GTGAACATAGCCACCATATTCGGAATCATCGCCGGGATCGTCATCCTGTGCACGGCAACCTTCTTCGCCACCGACTCGGTGGCCGTGTTCATCAACCTGCCGGGCCTGGCCATCGTCCTGGGCGGCACCGTCGCGGCCACCTTCATCTGCTACCCGCTCAAGGAAGTCATGCGCGTGTTCGGCCTGTTCATGACCGCGTTCACGGCCGAGGAACTGCCCATCGCCAACTACATCAAGGTGCTGGTGCAGATCTCCAAGGAAGCCGCCAGCAAGGGCGACGACTACCTGGAGAAATCCCTGAAAAAGATCGACAACGAATTCCTGCGCGACGGCCTGCAGATGCTGGTGGACGGCTACGACAAGGAAGAGCTCCGGGAAATCTTCGACAACCGCATCCAGCAGTACCACGCCCAGGAGACCTACGCGGCGGGCATCTACCGCACCATGGCCGCCCTGTCCCCGGCCTTCGGCATCATCGGCACGCTCATCGGGCTCATCGCCATGATGCAGGGCATGGGCGACGACATCACCCGCGTGGGCCCGGGCATGGCCACGGCCCTGACCACCACCCTCTACGGCGTGCTCTTCGCCAACCTCTTCTATCTGCCCATCGCCAACAAGGTGGAACGCCGGGTGGAGGAACGCACCATCCTCATGTGCGTGTTCCGCGACGGCATCCTGCACATCAAGGACAAGACCCCGGCCGCCATCATCACGGACAAGCTCAAGGGCTACCTGCCGCCGCGCAAGTGGTCCTCCATCGAGGCCCGCTAG
- the panB gene encoding 3-methyl-2-oxobutanoate hydroxymethyltransferase — translation MSNTSQPYGAGKARKTVTAPDIQAMKGGDSRIACLTAYDYATGVTADESGADLVLVGDSLAMVVLGHEDTLSVTMEEMIHHTRAASRGVKKALLVADMPFMSYHVSLEQAVANAGRLVQEGRAKAVKLEGGRNMAERIRAIVDAGIPVMGHLGLTPQSVNAFGGFKAQAKTAEAVQTLVEDALALVDAGIFSLVLEAMPAEAAELVTARIPVPTIGIGAGNVTDGQILVWHDVLGMFDRFTPKFVRRYAELGKEATTALSRYCEDVRHGRFPAEKNTIRMSDEELPGLKKIKPKKRK, via the coding sequence ATGAGCAACACCTCCCAGCCCTACGGCGCGGGCAAGGCGCGCAAGACAGTCACCGCCCCGGACATCCAGGCCATGAAGGGCGGAGATTCCAGGATCGCCTGCCTGACCGCCTACGACTACGCCACCGGCGTCACCGCCGACGAAAGCGGAGCCGACCTGGTGCTGGTGGGCGACTCCCTGGCCATGGTGGTCCTCGGCCACGAGGACACCCTTTCCGTGACAATGGAGGAGATGATCCACCATACCCGTGCCGCCAGCCGGGGCGTGAAAAAAGCCTTGCTCGTGGCGGACATGCCCTTCATGTCCTACCACGTCAGCCTGGAGCAGGCCGTGGCCAACGCGGGCCGCCTGGTGCAGGAAGGCCGCGCCAAGGCCGTGAAGCTGGAGGGGGGCCGGAACATGGCCGAACGCATCCGCGCCATCGTGGACGCGGGCATCCCGGTCATGGGGCACCTGGGGCTCACCCCCCAGAGCGTCAACGCCTTCGGCGGATTCAAGGCCCAGGCCAAGACCGCCGAGGCCGTGCAGACCCTGGTGGAGGACGCCCTGGCCCTGGTGGACGCGGGGATATTCTCGCTGGTGCTCGAAGCCATGCCCGCCGAGGCGGCGGAACTGGTCACCGCCCGAATCCCGGTGCCCACCATCGGCATCGGCGCGGGCAACGTCACGGACGGCCAGATCCTGGTCTGGCACGATGTGCTGGGCATGTTCGACCGCTTCACCCCCAAGTTCGTGCGCCGCTATGCAGAACTGGGCAAGGAGGCCACCACGGCCCTTTCGCGCTACTGCGAGGACGTGCGCCACGGCAGGTTCCCGGCCGAAAAGAACACCATCCGCATGAGTGACGAGGAGCTTCCCGGCCTCAAGAAAATCAAGCCCAAGAAAAGGAAATAG
- a CDS encoding 23S rRNA (pseudouridine(1915)-N(3))-methyltransferase RlmH — MSKIGFIWVGKPKEKFYAQGCEHYWKKLSRFFKLEESMVKDGPGKLPAADRNKKEGEGIMAKAKPSDMLIILDEFGDRITSKKLAARLRTWTEDPNLRPTFVIGGPFGLSDEVKNAARVKLRLSDMTLPHELARLVLLEQLYRAGTILRGMPYHHE, encoded by the coding sequence ATGAGCAAGATCGGTTTCATCTGGGTGGGCAAGCCCAAGGAAAAATTCTACGCCCAGGGGTGCGAGCACTACTGGAAAAAGCTTTCGCGCTTCTTCAAGCTGGAGGAAAGCATGGTCAAGGACGGCCCGGGCAAGCTGCCCGCCGCCGACCGCAACAAAAAGGAGGGCGAGGGAATCATGGCCAAGGCCAAGCCCTCGGACATGCTCATCATCCTGGATGAATTCGGGGACCGGATCACCTCCAAGAAGCTGGCGGCCCGGCTGCGCACCTGGACCGAGGACCCCAACCTGCGCCCCACCTTCGTCATCGGCGGTCCCTTCGGGCTCTCGGACGAGGTCAAAAACGCGGCCCGGGTCAAGCTGCGCCTGAGCGACATGACCCTGCCCCACGAGCTGGCGCGGCTCGTGCTCCTGGAACAACTCTACCGCGCGGGCACCATCCTGCGCGGCATGCCCTACCATCACGAATAA
- the corA gene encoding magnesium/cobalt transporter CorA produces the protein MAGKPDIHADRTTLLRLVGVHDPEIIRAIGEWFSISPLVLEDIMNTGQHPKLEWQEDDSLFIVLKDAGFDRSRGCITHEHMAILWKDDVVILFQEKKTSRFDGVLERVRKGRKIRAAGGSYLVVALLDAIIDKYYGTLEQISSRAEELETALERRQSQNKLQELYRLRRENIILRNTLMPIREMVSELIRDEENGFGQDALPYLRDVGDHANQVADAVKALTEIMQGMIELQISLSGMQANRIMQVLTLVATIFIPLTFVAGIYGMNFEYMPELKWHYGYFIILGVMGVLAVAMAAVFVRKRWF, from the coding sequence ATGGCCGGGAAGCCCGACATCCACGCGGACAGGACGACCCTGCTGCGCCTTGTGGGGGTTCACGACCCGGAGATCATCCGGGCCATCGGGGAATGGTTCTCCATTTCCCCCCTGGTGCTCGAAGACATCATGAACACGGGCCAGCATCCCAAGCTGGAATGGCAGGAGGACGACTCCCTGTTCATCGTCCTGAAGGACGCCGGATTCGACCGGTCCCGGGGCTGCATCACCCACGAGCACATGGCCATTCTTTGGAAGGACGACGTGGTCATCCTGTTCCAGGAAAAAAAGACCTCGCGCTTCGACGGGGTGTTGGAACGCGTCCGCAAGGGCCGCAAGATCCGCGCGGCCGGGGGCAGCTACCTGGTGGTGGCCCTGCTCGACGCCATCATAGACAAATACTACGGCACCCTCGAACAGATCAGCTCCCGCGCCGAGGAACTGGAAACCGCTCTGGAACGCAGGCAGTCCCAGAACAAGCTCCAGGAACTCTACCGGCTGCGGCGGGAGAACATCATCCTGCGCAACACGCTCATGCCCATCCGGGAGATGGTCTCGGAACTCATCCGGGACGAGGAGAACGGCTTCGGCCAGGATGCGCTCCCCTACCTGCGGGATGTGGGGGACCACGCCAACCAGGTAGCGGACGCCGTCAAGGCCCTCACGGAAATCATGCAGGGCATGATCGAACTCCAGATCTCCCTTTCCGGCATGCAGGCCAACCGCATCATGCAGGTGCTGACCCTGGTGGCCACCATCTTCATCCCCCTGACCTTTGTGGCGGGCATCTACGGCATGAACTTCGAGTACATGCCCGAGCTCAAGTGGCACTACGGCTATTTCATCATTCTCGGCGTCATGGGTGTCCTGGCCGTGGCCATGGCCGCCGTCTTCGTGCGCAAGCGCTGGTTCTGA
- a CDS encoding bactofilin family protein, which yields MALFNKKNIAEGNPGELNAFLGVGTEYRGKLDFVGTVRIDGSFEGEISTDGTLVLGREATIKGTVRVGELSSCGKILGDVAVQGKAVLQQTSTLEGSLVAEKLVVEQGAVLQGDISMTGGFVRTVAPSADNVVRADFAPAAEFADEFPEETEEEQQAEAAGGVS from the coding sequence ATGGCTCTTTTCAATAAAAAGAACATCGCCGAAGGCAACCCGGGCGAGTTGAACGCCTTTCTGGGCGTGGGCACCGAATACCGGGGCAAGCTTGACTTCGTGGGCACAGTGCGTATAGACGGCTCCTTTGAAGGGGAAATCTCCACCGACGGCACCCTGGTGTTGGGCCGCGAGGCCACCATCAAGGGCACCGTGCGCGTCGGAGAACTCAGTTCCTGCGGCAAGATCCTGGGCGACGTCGCGGTGCAGGGCAAGGCCGTCCTGCAGCAGACCTCGACCCTGGAAGGCAGCCTTGTTGCCGAAAAGCTCGTGGTGGAACAGGGCGCCGTGCTCCAGGGCGATATTTCCATGACCGGGGGCTTTGTGCGGACCGTGGCGCCCAGCGCCGACAATGTGGTCCGCGCCGACTTTGCTCCCGCAGCCGAGTTCGCGGACGAATTCCCCGAGGAAACCGAAGAAGAACAGCAGGCCGAAGCCGCGGGCGGCGTCAGTTAG
- a CDS encoding Crp/Fnr family transcriptional regulator: MTSKQNVQNVKTFFKDQVIFKEGQQAGYAYMVKKGTVTLYRTVDNRKIVLDQVGKGEIFGEMGALTGLPRSTSAEASEFCELMVLTENIIQSLLEKCPKTIQHLTRLLIEKLRKKTRLDASRAGENTFLSICRIMEMAWRVHAHLPPIEQKKHPNYKAGMSLTELSRQIKDILLTPQSEIRSTVDQLQRLKIIEVTKGKGAKAFDDLFIRIKDAENFFQVASNLYKELNKSGALNLELELIDIFDLAEELGADPQILYKKMANSEVPESLFLFHKKNALAWAAEQPADFFKKVQRKKKKVEDLEDVNDIIFVDNATLKQVFADLGYYKLGVLMSLADGDANRKIQANLAKKIAQVVMEEAENRGPVDDMEADDIQEELIELIKAAKGVKTS, encoded by the coding sequence ATGACCAGCAAGCAAAACGTCCAGAACGTGAAAACCTTCTTCAAGGACCAGGTCATCTTCAAGGAAGGCCAGCAGGCCGGATACGCCTATATGGTCAAGAAGGGCACGGTGACGCTCTACCGCACCGTGGACAACCGCAAGATCGTCCTCGACCAGGTGGGCAAGGGCGAGATATTCGGGGAGATGGGGGCGCTCACCGGGCTGCCGCGCTCAACCTCGGCCGAGGCCTCGGAGTTCTGCGAGCTCATGGTGCTCACCGAGAACATCATCCAGAGCCTTCTGGAAAAATGCCCCAAGACCATCCAGCACCTGACCCGGCTGCTCATCGAGAAACTCCGGAAAAAGACGCGCCTGGACGCCTCCCGGGCCGGGGAAAACACCTTCCTGAGCATCTGCCGCATCATGGAGATGGCCTGGAGGGTCCACGCCCATCTGCCGCCCATCGAACAGAAGAAACACCCCAACTACAAGGCGGGCATGAGCCTGACCGAGCTCTCGCGCCAGATCAAGGACATCCTGCTCACGCCACAGAGCGAGATCCGCTCCACCGTGGACCAACTCCAGCGCCTCAAGATCATCGAAGTGACCAAGGGCAAGGGAGCCAAGGCCTTCGACGACCTGTTCATCCGGATCAAGGACGCGGAAAACTTCTTCCAGGTGGCTTCCAACCTGTACAAGGAACTGAACAAGAGCGGGGCGCTCAACCTGGAGCTGGAGCTCATCGACATCTTCGACCTGGCCGAGGAGCTGGGGGCCGATCCCCAGATCCTCTACAAGAAGATGGCCAACAGCGAAGTGCCGGAAAGCCTGTTCCTCTTCCACAAGAAGAACGCCCTGGCCTGGGCCGCCGAACAGCCCGCGGACTTTTTCAAGAAGGTCCAGCGGAAGAAAAAGAAGGTCGAGGACCTGGAGGACGTCAACGACATCATCTTCGTGGACAACGCCACCCTGAAGCAGGTTTTTGCCGATCTGGGCTACTACAAGCTCGGAGTGCTCATGTCCCTGGCCGACGGAGACGCCAACAGGAAGATCCAGGCCAACCTGGCCAAGAAGATCGCCCAGGTGGTAATGGAAGAGGCCGAGAACCGGGGCCCGGTGGACGACATGGAAGCCGACGACATCCAGGAAGAACTCATTGAACTGATCAAGGCCGCCAAGGGGGTCAAGACCTCGTGA
- a CDS encoding metallophosphoesterase family protein: protein MYWIAFGDIHESTSVLAEIPELAGAEGVIITGDLTNHGTPSAIKGVIGAVEAYNRTILAQPGNMDTEAVARHLDDLGINLHLQIRRLAPGLGIMGIGHSTPTPFGTPGEVPESTIEQWLEECFERAESMRFDTLILAIHEPPANTRLDMIGNGQHVGSPVVRRFIEEKQPALVLTGHIHESRGTDTIGASTVINPGMLAGGGYVRLDYIGGRLTAQLKNV, encoded by the coding sequence ATGTACTGGATCGCGTTCGGCGACATCCACGAATCCACCAGCGTGCTGGCGGAAATCCCCGAGCTCGCCGGGGCCGAGGGCGTCATCATCACCGGCGACCTGACCAACCACGGCACCCCGAGCGCCATCAAGGGCGTCATCGGCGCGGTGGAGGCATACAACCGCACCATCCTGGCCCAGCCCGGCAACATGGACACCGAGGCCGTGGCGCGGCACCTGGACGACCTGGGCATCAACCTGCATCTGCAGATCCGCAGGCTCGCCCCGGGCCTCGGCATCATGGGCATCGGCCATTCCACGCCCACCCCCTTCGGCACCCCCGGCGAGGTTCCCGAATCCACCATCGAGCAATGGCTGGAGGAATGCTTCGAACGCGCGGAATCCATGCGCTTCGACACGCTCATCCTGGCCATCCACGAACCTCCCGCGAATACCCGGCTGGACATGATCGGCAACGGCCAGCACGTGGGCAGCCCGGTGGTGCGCCGCTTTATCGAGGAAAAGCAGCCCGCCCTGGTGCTCACCGGCCACATCCACGAATCCAGGGGCACGGACACCATCGGCGCGAGCACGGTGATCAACCCCGGCATGCTGGCCGGGGGCGGCTATGTGCGCCTGGACTACATCGGCGGCCGACTCACGGCCCAACTCAAGAACGTCTAG
- a CDS encoding mechanosensitive ion channel family protein: protein MTKTIKAMTGPFLESDPVAMLVALGLLLAALAAAALLRRLAKVRLNRWAQKDGSRLDPLLADMLLGSLYWLLNLFAAWFFCESLFLGAAARSFLDHLFLILFTITTISLLFNGLRLFLDIYLRARGSSLAEHRGKVVLPVVKGVAWVLALAFILDNFGVKVGTILAGLGVAGVAVGFAAQAILGDLFSYFAILFDRPFVIGDFVIVGDLLGTVEHIGLKTSRIRSLSGEQIILPNSDLTGSRVKNYRRMSRRRVVFGFGVLYSTPSHQLEAIPGYVKAIVDETPRATFDRAHFARFGDSSLDFEVVFYVESPDYNEYMDVQQRINLAIVRKFEGEGVGFAFPTRTIHLQQETE, encoded by the coding sequence ATGACGAAAACCATCAAGGCCATGACCGGCCCGTTCCTCGAATCCGACCCCGTGGCCATGCTCGTGGCCCTGGGACTGCTGCTGGCCGCCCTGGCCGCAGCAGCGCTGCTGCGGCGCCTGGCCAAGGTCCGCCTGAACCGCTGGGCGCAGAAGGACGGCTCCCGTCTGGACCCGCTGCTCGCGGACATGCTCCTGGGCTCCCTGTACTGGCTGCTGAACCTGTTCGCGGCCTGGTTCTTCTGCGAATCCCTCTTCCTCGGGGCCGCGGCGAGATCCTTCCTGGACCACCTGTTCCTGATCCTGTTCACCATCACCACCATCTCGCTGCTCTTCAACGGGCTGCGGCTGTTCCTGGACATCTACCTGCGCGCCCGGGGATCCTCCCTGGCCGAGCACCGGGGCAAGGTGGTGCTTCCCGTGGTCAAGGGCGTTGCCTGGGTGCTGGCCCTGGCCTTCATCCTGGACAACTTCGGGGTCAAGGTGGGCACCATCCTGGCCGGTCTCGGCGTCGCCGGCGTCGCCGTGGGCTTTGCGGCCCAGGCCATCCTCGGGGACCTGTTCAGCTATTTCGCCATCCTCTTCGACCGCCCCTTCGTCATCGGCGACTTCGTCATCGTGGGCGACCTCCTGGGAACCGTGGAGCACATCGGACTCAAGACCTCGCGCATCCGCAGCCTTTCGGGCGAACAGATCATCCTGCCCAACTCGGACCTGACCGGCTCCAGGGTCAAGAACTACCGGCGCATGTCCCGCCGCCGCGTGGTCTTCGGCTTCGGCGTGCTCTATTCCACCCCCTCGCACCAGCTTGAGGCCATACCGGGATACGTGAAGGCCATCGTCGATGAAACGCCGCGCGCCACCTTTGACCGGGCCCATTTCGCCCGCTTCGGGGACAGCAGCCTGGACTTCGAGGTGGTCTTCTACGTGGAATCCCCGGACTACAACGAATACATGGACGTCCAGCAGCGCATCAACCTGGCCATTGTCCGCAAGTTCGAAGGCGAGGGCGTCGGGTTCGCCTTCCCCACCCGGACCATCCACCTGCAGCAGGAAACGGAGTAG
- a CDS encoding OmpA/MotB family protein gives MTGHKPPFFTTERRQRQEQGNWALSFADMMTLLLCFFVLMVTVSKVDPARYQTMSSIMSEAMKGKAAPAETAKDPAGEKRKNLFALQKELSRSIGQETEALSLKLRPDAVAINLKGAVFFKLGDATLTGRAKTILDRIVGPLTEQQYELVIEGHSDNIPIHSDKYPSNWELSSARASSVARFFIARGFPKDDIKVMGLADTRPIAPNTDGAGAPLPDNQSRNRRVIILVKPGATP, from the coding sequence ATGACCGGACACAAGCCCCCATTCTTCACCACGGAGCGCCGCCAGCGGCAGGAGCAGGGCAACTGGGCCCTGTCCTTTGCGGACATGATGACCCTGCTGCTGTGCTTTTTCGTGCTCATGGTCACAGTTTCCAAGGTGGACCCGGCCCGCTACCAGACCATGTCCTCCATCATGTCCGAGGCCATGAAGGGCAAGGCCGCGCCCGCCGAGACGGCCAAGGACCCGGCCGGAGAAAAGAGGAAAAACCTGTTTGCGCTCCAGAAGGAGCTCAGCAGGAGCATCGGCCAGGAGACCGAGGCCCTGTCCCTGAAGCTGCGGCCCGACGCCGTGGCCATCAACCTCAAGGGCGCGGTGTTCTTCAAGCTGGGGGACGCCACGCTCACGGGCCGGGCCAAAACCATCCTGGACCGCATCGTGGGGCCGCTCACCGAGCAGCAGTATGAGCTGGTCATCGAAGGACACTCGGACAACATCCCCATCCATTCGGACAAGTACCCGTCCAACTGGGAGCTCTCCTCGGCCCGCGCCTCATCCGTGGCCCGGTTCTTCATTGCCCGGGGTTTTCCCAAGGACGACATCAAGGTCATGGGCCTGGCAGACACCCGGCCCATCGCGCCCAACACGGACGGAGCGGGTGCTCCGCTGCCCGACAACCAGAGCCGCAACCGCCGGGTCATCATCCTGGTGAAGCCGGGCGCGACGCCCTGA